AAAAAATAAAAAAAAGAAAGGTGATAGATTTAAAAAATCTATCCGAAGAGAGCACCTAATCCAGCTGCTGCAGCTTCTTCAGAAGCTTCTTCTTCCTCTTCTTCTTCTTCCTCTTCTTCTTCAACAGCTTCAGCTGCTGCTGCAGGTGCAGCTGCAGGTGCTGCTGCTGCCATAGCAGTAGTTTCCATAGCTTCGTCGATGTCTACATCTTCTAAAGCTGCGATTAAAGCTTTGATTCTTGCGTCATCAGCTTCAATTCCTGCTGCTTCAATAATACTTTTAACATTTTCTTCGTTAATATCTTTTTCTGCACTGTGCAAAATCATTGCCGCATATATATATTCCATGTTATCACCATTAGTTTGTTTTAAAGTGTTAGTTTTTTATAATATTAAAAATTTTAAATTTAACCAAACAGAGCTCCTAACCCAGCTGCTGCTGTTTCTTCACTATTTTCTTCTTCTTCCTCTTCTTCCTCTTCTTCTTCAACAACTTCCTCTTCTGCTGCTGGAGCTGCTGCAACAGCAACATTGGAAAGTTTTTCAGCTAATTCGTCATCAATAGCACCAGGTGCGTCTGCAACTTCGGATGCTAAAGCTAACATTTTAGCTTGTGCTAAACCAATGATTGGTTCTGAAGTTTCTGAAGTCATTATAGCTGCTTCTACACCGACATTAATTGCTCTGGTGTATGCAAGAGTAATGATAGTGGAAATAGTTTCGTCAGTAGGGATCGCTGCATTAACAGATAAGTTAAATGCATTTCTAAATGCGTTCTGTATGTCAGCTAATGTTTGTTCCTCATCGATTGCGAGTAAATCAGAAGTATAAACTGAACCTTCCTCATATACTGCTTTTAAATCAATTCCTACTTCCATTGGATTAATATCCATTCTTGATAAAGTTGCTGCAACTTGTTTGGATACTGTTTCGCCTGCTGCGACTACAACAGTTTCTTTTTGAACGCAGATTTTACCTTTATCAATTTTTGCAGGAATACCTACTTGTTGTAATTCACCTAAAAATGGACCTGGTTCGAATCCTGTGTCTCCTTCAGGCACAATAATATCTTCTTCAGCAACAGCGCCCGGTTTTGCAGGAGCTGAGGTTTTGCTGTCTTCCAATATTTTGTACAATTTGAAAGGATTCATTTCGGTTGCGATAAGTGCAACTTGACCATCCATATGTTCGGACAAATCAACAATGTTGGTTTTATCAGCATTACAATCTTCGAAAGCTAAATCAATAAGGTTTTTCTTAGACATTCTGATAACAGCTTTTCCTTTGAGAGATTTTCTCATTTCTTGGAGCTGTTTTGCAGGAATGTTGACTAAGTCGACGATACCGATAACATCGTATTCGCCAATAATACCTTTTAGCTCTTTAACTTCTTCCTTTTTCCATTCAGCAACATGAGCCATTAGATCACCCTCACTACTGGTCCCATAGTTGTTTTAATAAACATGGACTTTATTTGACTTCTTCCTTTTTCTAAATTGCGGTCTAAGACTGTAAGAACAGTTTCCACATTTTCAGCTATGTCCTCGTCTGACATGTCTTGGCTTCCAACAACAATCTGAATAGAAGCTTGTTGTTTTACACCAACTTTGACAGTGCTTTGTAATCTTTCTAAAAGAGGATCCAATTTGATACTTGCAGGCACTGGTTTTGGCATTTTTCCACGTGGACCAAGAACTGGACCAAGGAATCTACCTACCAATGGCATCATATCAGCTTGAGCTATTAAGAAATCAACAGAGTTAGCCATTTTTTTAGCGGATTTTCTGTCTTTTCCAAACTCTTCTAGATCCTGTTTGTTGATTACAACGTCAAGACCAGCATCTTTAGCTTGAACAATGAGTTCCCCGTCAGCGATGACTCCGATTTTTACCTCTTTGCCACGGCCGTTAGGAAGAGTAACTTCCTCATTAAACCTGTTTTCTGGTTTTTTGACATCTAAGTCACGGATATTAATAATAATATCTACGGACTCAGTGAAGTTTCTCGGCTTTGATTGTTCTTTTGCCTCCTTCACCGCGTTAATTACATCTTGTGTCATTATTCAACCCCCATGAACATTTGAATGTTCATTGGATTCATTTTGGTTTCATGAGTATCGATTACAAGAAAAAAATTCTTCAACGATTGCATGAATTAAAAACAGTATATCAATTATAACCGTAATTATAACATCATATACACTGTATTATTAACTTAATTTTAAATTTCAACTAGACAATATCTATTCTGATAAGATATCATCGTATACTCCAGCATCAACATCTTTTTGTGCTTCTCTTGGGTCTTTACCGTCAACAGATAATCCCATACTTACACAGGTTCCCATAACTTCTTTGATACCTGCTTTGTAATCATTAGATAATAATGAATCAAATTTCATTCTAGTGATTTTTAAAGCAGCTTCAATAGGCAAGTCATTGACAATGTCTAAACCTGGTTCGTGAGAAGCTTTTTCGATGCCTAATTCTTCCATGATGAGAGCAGTAGTTGGCGGAGTACCGATTTCAATTTCGAAATCTTTGGTGTCTCTGTCTACGCTAATGATAACAGGCACTTTCATTCCTGCAAAGTCAGCGCTTTTCTTATTAATTTCTTCTACAACTTGCATCATGTTAATACCGAGAGGTCCTAAAGCAGGGCCTAATGGTGGTCCAGGAGTAGCGGTTCCACCTTCGATAAGAACTTCGACTGTATCTTTAGCCATCAGTCAGCCTCCTTTTGAATTATTCTAATTTGATCAGCTTTAACAGTAACCGGAATCGGTACTGCAGCTTCTATTAACTCAAGAACGACTTCTTCACGTGATTCATCAATACGAACCACTTTTGCTCTTTCTCCTTTGAAAGGACCAGAAATGAGTTCCACAATACTTCCTTTTTGAATAGAGGAAATAATAGGTTCTGGTTTTAAGAATCTTTTAACTTCATCAAAGGTAATACCAACACTACCTTCAACAACACCTCTTAAATGTTGTACTTTCAAATCAGGATT
Above is a genomic segment from Methanobrevibacter thaueri containing:
- a CDS encoding 50S ribosomal protein L11; its protein translation is MAKDTVEVLIEGGTATPGPPLGPALGPLGINMMQVVEEINKKSADFAGMKVPVIISVDRDTKDFEIEIGTPPTTALIMEELGIEKASHEPGLDIVNDLPIEAALKITRMKFDSLLSNDYKAGIKEVMGTCVSMGLSVDGKDPREAQKDVDAGVYDDILSE
- a CDS encoding transcription elongation factor Spt5, whose amino-acid sequence is MEDTNSTIYALKTSAGQERNVARLLARKARTIDGIGISSILVPESLKGYILVESSTKIDLRNPDLKVQHLRGVVEGSVGITFDEVKRFLKPEPIISSIQKGSIVELISGPFKGERAKVVRIDESREEVVLELIEAAVPIPVTVKADQIRIIQKEAD
- a CDS encoding 50S ribosomal protein L1, with amino-acid sequence MTQDVINAVKEAKEQSKPRNFTESVDIIINIRDLDVKKPENRFNEEVTLPNGRGKEVKIGVIADGELIVQAKDAGLDVVINKQDLEEFGKDRKSAKKMANSVDFLIAQADMMPLVGRFLGPVLGPRGKMPKPVPASIKLDPLLERLQSTVKVGVKQQASIQIVVGSQDMSDEDIAENVETVLTVLDRNLEKGRSQIKSMFIKTTMGPVVRVI
- a CDS encoding 50S ribosomal protein L10 — encoded protein: MAHVAEWKKEEVKELKGIIGEYDVIGIVDLVNIPAKQLQEMRKSLKGKAVIRMSKKNLIDLAFEDCNADKTNIVDLSEHMDGQVALIATEMNPFKLYKILEDSKTSAPAKPGAVAEEDIIVPEGDTGFEPGPFLGELQQVGIPAKIDKGKICVQKETVVVAAGETVSKQVAATLSRMDINPMEVGIDLKAVYEEGSVYTSDLLAIDEEQTLADIQNAFRNAFNLSVNAAIPTDETISTIITLAYTRAINVGVEAAIMTSETSEPIIGLAQAKMLALASEVADAPGAIDDELAEKLSNVAVAAAPAAEEEVVEEEEEEEEEEENSEETAAAGLGALFG
- the rpl12p gene encoding 50S ribosomal protein P1 → MEYIYAAMILHSAEKDINEENVKSIIEAAGIEADDARIKALIAALEDVDIDEAMETTAMAAAAPAAAPAAAAEAVEEEEEEEEEEEEASEEAAAAGLGALFG